AGTAACTTGTGTCTTGAAATTGCCTTACCCACGAAACCTTTAAAGGATATTAATGATCCTGAAGGTGAAATTGCATTATGTACGTTATCAGCATTTAATTTAGGTGCTATTGATAGTTTAGATGAGCTAGAAGAACTTGCTGATTTAGCAGTACGAGCATTAGACAGCTTATTAGATTACCAAGATTATCCTGTTCCAGCTGCATACAATGCAACCATGGGTCGAAGAACACTTGGTATAGGTGTCATTAACTATGCTTATTATCTCGCTAAAAATGGCGTGTACTATTCAAATGGCAGTGCAAATAACCTAACTCACCGTACTTTTGAAGCGATTCAATTTTATTTATTGCAAGCATCGAATAAGCTTGCAAAAGAGCAAGGTGCTTGTCCTAAGTTTAATGAAACACGCTTATCTCAAGGCATTTTGCCCATTGACACTTACAAAAAAGAGATCGATAAAATCACCAATGAGCCGTTACAGCTAGACTGGGAAACGCTACGTGAGAACATTAAGCAATATGGTGTGAGAAACTCAACGTTATCAGCCTTAATGCCTTCTGAAACATCCTCTCAAATATCTAATGCGACTAATGGCATTGAACCACCGCGAGGTTTGATCAGTATTAAAGCAAGTAAAGACGGCATTTTAAAACAAGTTGTACCTGAGTACGCCACGTTAAAAGATAATTATGAATTACTTTGGAAGATTCCAAACAACGAAGGTTATTTACAGCTTGTTGGTATTATGCAGAAGTTTATTGATCAAACTATCTCTGCTAACACGAATTACGACCCTTCTAAATATGAAGGTGGTAAAGTGCCTGTTAAACAAATCATCAAGGATTTATTAACTGCTTATAAATTAGGTGTTAAGACACTTTACTACCACAATACCAGAGACGGCGCAGCTGATGGTCAGGTAGAAGCAGAAGACGATGACTGTGAAGGCGGTGCGTGTAAAATCTAAGTTTTAATAGCCACAAGCAATGTGGCGATTATTTAACGGTAATATTTCTGAAGAATTTAACGAAGCAGCTTACTGAACAATAACACTAAAAGCTGCTTCAAGGAGCAATAAATGACCTATAGTACCTTTAACCAAGTTCCCAATAACCCATTGCTAGAACCAATGTTTCTGGGTAACAGTGTTAATGTTGCACGCTATGATCAGCAAAAGTTTTCCGCGTTTGAAAAACTGATTGAAAAACAACTTTCATTCTTTTGGCGTCCAGAGGAAATTGATGTATCTAAAGACCGCTCTGATTGGCAAGGATTGACCGATTCAGAAAAGCATATCTTTATTTCCAACCTTAAATATCAAACGTTACTTGATAGCGTAGCCGCTCGCTCAGTTAACGCGGTATTATTACCGATTGTCTCTTTACCTGAATTAGAAACTTGGATTGAAACGTGGGCCTTTAGTGAAACCATTCACTCTCGATCATACACACATATTTTACGCAATTTATTTACCGACCCAAGTGAAGTATTCGACGATATTGTTGTTAACCCCGCAATATTAAAACGTGCTTCTAGCATTGCAAAGTATTTCGATCATGTCATTGTGACAACGCAATTAATGCAAGCGCAAGGTGAAGGAACCTACGAGGTTGAAGGCAAGCAATTAGAAGTAAGCATGCGTAAGTTAAAAGAACGCTTATTTCTTGCTATTTGTTCAGTAAACGCGCTTGAAGCCATTCGCTTTTATGTGAGTTTTGCCTGCTCTTTTGCATTTGCAGAACGTGAACTTCTTGAAGGAAACGCTAAAATAATCAAGCTTATAGCTCGAGATGAAGCGTTACATTTAACTGGCACACAGCATATTTTAAATAATTGGTTTTCTGGCAAAGACGATCCAGAAATGAAAGAAATTGCTCATGCATTAAAAGATGAGGGATTGCAAATATTTTTAGATGTTGTAGAACAGGAAAAAGAATGGGCGCAATACCTTTTCAAAGATGGCTCAATGATCGGGTTGAATGCTCAAATATTAAATCAATATATTGAGTATATTAGTAATCAACGTTTAGCCGCCATTGGCTACGATATGCCATTCTCTATTAAAAGCAATCCACTACCCTGGATGAATGCTTATCTTGTTAGTGACAACGTGCAGGTTGCACCACAAGAAACTGAAATCTCAAGTTACTTAGTTGGCCAAATAGATTCGGCTGTTTCAAGTGATGATTTTGATGATTTTGATTTGTAACATATCTCTAATACGCCATAGCTTTCTTTGCTATGGCGAACTGCCCTACTTTTAATATGTCTAAGCCTCCTGCTAAAATCGTTACTGCAAATCAACAAAACATTGAATATCAAGATCAAGATAAAACCCTGTTAAATTGCCTAGAAAAACACGATGTTGAAGTACATTATCACTGTAGAGATGGCTTTTGTGGTGCATGTCGAGTGACATTAAAAAAAGGCCAAGTGTTATACCCTCAAGGAGAACCTTTAGCCTTTGTTGGTGACAACGAAATTCTTCCCTGTTGTTGTATCCCTGCTAGTAACATTGAAATTGAAATTGATTAAAATTTATCGCCTAACTTAGCAGATATACCGCCAACAACAATATCGAGTTGATCCGCTACCGGTGAAAATAAAGCGTTATACTCATCAGAATTATGTTCATTAATCGCCACATCTAGGTGTTTACAATACTCATATAAGCTCATTGCACCTATTGAACACGAAACCCCTTTTAACGTATGTACAAGTGACTTTAGTAATTCGTAGTCGTTATTTTCAATGGCCTGCGCGATCTTTTCTTTATCTTTGCCATGATCTTGACAAAACATCACCAAAATCTCTTCAAACAGTTCTTCGTCACCTAAAACATTATTCACACCAACTTCATATTCAATCCCTGGGTATTTCCCTTGCTCAGTATCACTGGTTGCTGAATTAGAAGCTGACAATTCATCGCTTGTATCATCAATCATCATGGTATTTGTATCACCTTCTATATTTTCGTCTAAAATGGTTTGGTTTCTGCCAGATTGTTTAGCGTTATATAATGCGTTATCCGCCACATGTAATAACTCATCGAATGTCATAGACTGTATGTTTTGGCAAGTAACTCCAATGCTTACCGTAAGTGTAAATTCTTTGATGCCGTCTTTATACTCAACTTTCATTGGGTATTTTTCTAGCATCGTTCTACATCGCTCACATGCAAGGTAGGCATCATCAATTTCTGTGCCTGGCATACATACTGCGAACTCTTCACCGCCTACCCTACCGACAATATCATAATCACGAAAACAATCTTTGAGAATAGTAGCAAACTCTTTAAGTGCAATATCGCCAGCTTCATGACCGTAAGTATCATTAACCTTTTTAAAATAATCAAGATCAAACATTGCAAGGGAAATTGGCTGATGCTTACGTTTTGCTTGACTGATCACTGAACTTACCAATTCCTTAAAGCTACCTCTATTATGCACTCCCGTTAAACTATCAGTTCTCGCCAATTGCTCAAGCTGCTTAGTTTTTTCCATAAAGCGTAATGAGTTTCTAATTCGTGCAAGTAACACGCTTGGAATATATGGCTTTGTTACATAGTCGTCAGCACCATTCTCTAATGATGAAACTATCGCTTCTTCTTGGCCTGAGGCAGATAACATAATCACAGGGATATTTTTAAAAGCGCGGCTATTTTTAAGTGTTTCTAAAAACGTTAGCCCTGACATTGCTGGCATGTGCATATCTAATAAAATGAGATCAACATTTAACTCTTCCAATAATGATAACGCTTGCTCACCAGACTCTGCTGTTAACACTTCATACCCGGATTCAGACAAATCAAAGGCTAAAAGCATTAAAGTGTCTTTGGCATCATCCACCGTTAAAATCGTATATTGATCATCTTTACTCACATTTGATCCTTTAGCTATGTGCAATAACTTTTAATTTCAATAATACTACAACGTATATCATTGTCTAATATTAACTTACTTATCATTTAGTTGCTCGCACAGTACTTTATATTCGTTTGCTAAAGTATCGACAAGCGTGTTAATTTTTTGGATATCCTTTTGCTCAGCCTCTGATTCAATGACTGTCGCAAGTTTACCAAGTTTATTCGCGCTTAAATTAAAACTACTTCCTTTAAGCTTGTGAGCTAATCCTTTCAATTTATCAAAATCTTTAGCTTTGGCCGCGTGGTAAATCTCACTAATTAAATTAGGAGCTTCAGCTAAAAATAAACTAATCAGTTGCTCTGCCAAGCTAGTATTGTGCCGAACCCGAGCATAAAATTGAGATTTCGCCCATACTTCATCACTCTCATTCGCGTCTTCTACTTCTTTTTGGCTCTTATCAGCAAGTTGATTTACAGCGTTATTCTCTAAGGTATTCACCGTAAGTCGTATTTTTTGATCTTCTACACCTAGCCAATGGCAAAGCTTTTCTTGCAGTAATTCAGCATCAACGGGCTTTGCAGCATAATCATTCATACCCGCGGCTATACATTTTTCCATATCGCCTTTCATAGCATTTGCGGTCATGGCAATAATCACAATCTCTCGATAATGGTCTCCCGCTTCGCCGTGTCTAATAGCGGCAGTTGTCTTATAACCGTCTAAAACCGGCATTTGACAGTCCATAATAATGACTTCATAAGGAGCATCATCTGGGCAATGCCGTAATAAATCTAACGCTTCTTCACCATTACCCGCTATGTCGGCTGTTAAGTTTATATTCGATAACATCCCTTTAAGAACAACCTGATTGATACGGTTATCTTCAACCACCATAATTCTGGCTTGTCTAGGCTGGCTAACCTCCAATGACGTTTTATGCATACCAAGTAATTTTGTTTGTGTGATAATTTCGGTTTCCTTTACGTTGGCTTTATCATTCGTAACAATTGCTAACACGTTAAACAAGTCTGCTGTGGTGGCCGGTTTTGGAAAATACGCAGCGAAGCCTAACTGACTAAAGTATGCTGCATCGCCTAGCTCACTCATTGAGGTCATCATAATGAGTGGAATATCCTCACCTATTGGGTCTTGCTTTAATTTTTTACCAAGCATTGCGCCATCCATTTCTGGCATTTGACCATCGAGTATTGCCGCTGAAAAATAGCCTTTAGCAGTTTTCGCCACTATAGATAATGCTTGTTTTCCACTGGTCGCTTCAATAACAGTAGCGCCCCATTGCTCTAATTGCCCTTTCAATACGACTAAGTTAGTTGTATTGTCATCAACAATTAATATTTTTTTATCGGAAATATCTTTATCAGGTAAAACAATGGTTGATTTGTTGCTTTTCGCTAAGCTAATACTGAAAGAAAATGTGCTCCCCCGACCTTCAACAGTCTTTACACTTACACTACCTCCCATTAATTCACACAGTTGTTTAACGATTGCTAAACCTAAACCCGTTCCGCCATATTTTCTTGTCGTGGATGCATCTACCTGAGTAAAAGAATCAAAAAGCGAAGATACTTTTTCAGATGGAATACCAATACCAGTATCTTTAATATCACAGTGTAACATTAGCCCTTTAACATCATCTTTAATAGAGGCGCGAATCACAACTTCACCTTTATTCGTAAATTTGATCGCATTACCGACTAAGTTCGTTAAAATTTGTCGCAATCTACTGGGATCACCTATTACAACCGAATGCTCCACATGCATCAAATCAAGAATTAATTCAATCCCTTTTTCTTCTGCCTTAAATGCCATTGATTCAGCAAATTCCCCTAATTGGTTGCGTAAATCAAAATCAACAAGCTCTAATTCTAATTTACCCGCTTCAATTTTAGAAAAATCCAAAATATCATTAATCAAGGTTAATAACGATTGTGCGCTTGATAAGGCTAGCGTTACATAATGTTTTTGCTTGGTCGACAATTCACTATTTTCAAGCAAGCCTAACATGCCTAATACACCATTCATCGGTGTTCTGATTTCATGACTCATCGTTGCTAAAAATTCGGATTTTAGTCGTAATGAGCTTTCTGCTGTTTCTAACGCAGTTTGTTTTAATTGTTGAAGTTTAACTTGCTCAGTATTATCTTGATTAGTGCCAACAATATGAGAGCGTACACCTTTCGCATCGAAAAATACCTGAGCATGACCTTCAATATACTTTTCTTCGCCATTATCCAATACTATTCGATGCCTATAGTGTAATTCCTGCCCTTCATTGGACAGGTTTTCCAACATTCGGTCGACCGTTGCAATGTCATCAGTGTGCACTCGTTTGTACCATGCGACTCTAGCTGATTGATACTTAGTGGGGTCAATATCAAATAATTGATACATGCGATCATCCCAATGCAATTGCCCGGAAATTAAGTCAAGCTCCCATACCCCTATTTTAGGTGCTGATAACGCAAAATTAAGCCGCCAAACCGCGTTCTTAGTTTCCGATAACATTCGTTTTCTCTCAGCATCAATTATTTTTACTTCAGTAATATCTCGAATCAAGCCGGTATAAATTGCACCGTGTTCAGTCTTTACTTCATTAACACTCAAGTGCATGGGAAAGATTTCACCATCTTTCCTCA
The Thalassotalea hakodatensis genome window above contains:
- the nrdB gene encoding class Ia ribonucleoside-diphosphate reductase subunit beta produces the protein MTYSTFNQVPNNPLLEPMFLGNSVNVARYDQQKFSAFEKLIEKQLSFFWRPEEIDVSKDRSDWQGLTDSEKHIFISNLKYQTLLDSVAARSVNAVLLPIVSLPELETWIETWAFSETIHSRSYTHILRNLFTDPSEVFDDIVVNPAILKRASSIAKYFDHVIVTTQLMQAQGEGTYEVEGKQLEVSMRKLKERLFLAICSVNALEAIRFYVSFACSFAFAERELLEGNAKIIKLIARDEALHLTGTQHILNNWFSGKDDPEMKEIAHALKDEGLQIFLDVVEQEKEWAQYLFKDGSMIGLNAQILNQYIEYISNQRLAAIGYDMPFSIKSNPLPWMNAYLVSDNVQVAPQETEISSYLVGQIDSAVSSDDFDDFDL
- the yfaE gene encoding class I ribonucleotide reductase maintenance protein YfaE — translated: MANCPTFNMSKPPAKIVTANQQNIEYQDQDKTLLNCLEKHDVEVHYHCRDGFCGACRVTLKKGQVLYPQGEPLAFVGDNEILPCCCIPASNIEIEID
- a CDS encoding diguanylate cyclase, which gives rise to MSKDDQYTILTVDDAKDTLMLLAFDLSESGYEVLTAESGEQALSLLEELNVDLILLDMHMPAMSGLTFLETLKNSRAFKNIPVIMLSASGQEEAIVSSLENGADDYVTKPYIPSVLLARIRNSLRFMEKTKQLEQLARTDSLTGVHNRGSFKELVSSVISQAKRKHQPISLAMFDLDYFKKVNDTYGHEAGDIALKEFATILKDCFRDYDIVGRVGGEEFAVCMPGTEIDDAYLACERCRTMLEKYPMKVEYKDGIKEFTLTVSIGVTCQNIQSMTFDELLHVADNALYNAKQSGRNQTILDENIEGDTNTMMIDDTSDELSASNSATSDTEQGKYPGIEYEVGVNNVLGDEELFEEILVMFCQDHGKDKEKIAQAIENNDYELLKSLVHTLKGVSCSIGAMSLYEYCKHLDVAINEHNSDEYNALFSPVADQLDIVVGGISAKLGDKF
- a CDS encoding response regulator yields the protein MMSPKSQSDVAEKIEIGEVKYPLTIKLPLVGFCFVLFISLASSLVFYFESRNVLIEQEMDELALKVNVISPLILQLFKQAEQDVTFISSIDATTNITKNSFSEPIKAVERDQHYLSNLMIQRLDTYDYYKKISILQVGESVNVILSALRDEDRVRIIPQAELANNLELDALKDVLDMNTQELFFSHVEFDGQHRNNRLAYFYVAMPIFGESNRLIGIVVIDIEFSGYIKTLKKDILAEIPMYLADNNGRLINSYTKNASQFTAFPINDYEQRMLTNQFEIHEYHQENSDASVAYYSPITLSTYPNLPPLHLLLENRNEHYLNRINQIKNHAIFLSLGLACLGFIVAFYLSKKLSKPLTEMTNYAKSFRQQQVDGHLPISEQDELGVLARSFHNLVVTAEEQDQRQYSLMVESKNTSLRLQAILNSIIDAVITIDDKGLILSFNYAAEKMFGYTENEVIYENISMLMPEEYAHSHDEHLSRYARANIAHIIGIGRELPALRKDGEIFPMHLSVNEVKTEHGAIYTGLIRDITEVKIIDAERKRMLSETKNAVWRLNFALSAPKIGVWELDLISGQLHWDDRMYQLFDIDPTKYQSARVAWYKRVHTDDIATVDRMLENLSNEGQELHYRHRIVLDNGEEKYIEGHAQVFFDAKGVRSHIVGTNQDNTEQVKLQQLKQTALETAESSLRLKSEFLATMSHEIRTPMNGVLGMLGLLENSELSTKQKHYVTLALSSAQSLLTLINDILDFSKIEAGKLELELVDFDLRNQLGEFAESMAFKAEEKGIELILDLMHVEHSVVIGDPSRLRQILTNLVGNAIKFTNKGEVVIRASIKDDVKGLMLHCDIKDTGIGIPSEKVSSLFDSFTQVDASTTRKYGGTGLGLAIVKQLCELMGGSVSVKTVEGRGSTFSFSISLAKSNKSTIVLPDKDISDKKILIVDDNTTNLVVLKGQLEQWGATVIEATSGKQALSIVAKTAKGYFSAAILDGQMPEMDGAMLGKKLKQDPIGEDIPLIMMTSMSELGDAAYFSQLGFAAYFPKPATTADLFNVLAIVTNDKANVKETEIITQTKLLGMHKTSLEVSQPRQARIMVVEDNRINQVVLKGMLSNINLTADIAGNGEEALDLLRHCPDDAPYEVIIMDCQMPVLDGYKTTAAIRHGEAGDHYREIVIIAMTANAMKGDMEKCIAAGMNDYAAKPVDAELLQEKLCHWLGVEDQKIRLTVNTLENNAVNQLADKSQKEVEDANESDEVWAKSQFYARVRHNTSLAEQLISLFLAEAPNLISEIYHAAKAKDFDKLKGLAHKLKGSSFNLSANKLGKLATVIESEAEQKDIQKINTLVDTLANEYKVLCEQLNDK